A single Fundulus heteroclitus isolate FHET01 chromosome 4, MU-UCD_Fhet_4.1, whole genome shotgun sequence DNA region contains:
- the slc39a1 gene encoding zinc transporter ZIP1 isoform X1 — MDYLLQVKIGALVGLLLLTLLFGFIPARVKWFRDTNGTEAHRIVLSLISCFAGGVFLAACLLDIIPDYLSDISAELDAQKLETSFPLPEFIMAAGFFTVLILEKMVLSFRQMRGAHGERAPLLSENGHSHSHSGAVTTPDLESSGHHVHVDFQAHSPFRSFMLFLSLSLHSVFEGLAIGLQSTDSKVLEICIAILVHKSIIVFSLSVKLVQSAVRPFWIAAYIGVFALMSPLGIAIGISVMEARLAAGALIQAVLEGLAAGTFIYITFMEILPHELNSAGNQVLKVLFILLGFTIMAALTFLG; from the exons ATGGACTACCTGCTGCAGGTGAAAATCGGAGCTTTGGTGGGCTTGTTGCTCCTGACTCTGCTGTTTGGATTCATCCCCGCCAGAGTCAAATGGTTCAGAGACACAAATGGGACAG AAGCCCACCGGATAGTCCTGAGCCTGATCAGCTGTTTCGCCGGCGGCGTTTTCCTCGCCGCGTGTCTGCTGGACATCATCCCGGATTACCTGTCGGACATCAGCGCAGAGCTCGACGCTCAGAAGTTGGAG ACCAGCTTTCCCCTGCCggagttcatcatggctgctgGCTTCTTCACGGTCCTCATCCTGGAGAAAATGGTCCTCAGCTTCCGTCAGATGAGGGGGGCCCACGGCGAAAGGGCGCCGCTGTTGTCAGAGAACGGCCACAGCCACAGCCACAGCGGGGCCGTCACGACGCCCGACCTGGAGAGCAGCGGGCACCACGTCCACGTCGACTTCCAGGCTCACTCCCCCTTTCGCTCCTTCatgctcttcctctctctctccctccattCGGTTTTTGAGGGGCTTGCCATCGGCCTCCAGAGCACAGACTCAAAG GTGTTGGAGATCTGCATCGCCATCCTGGTCCACAAGAGCATCATAGTGTTCAGCCTGTCGGTGAAGCTGGTCCAGAGCGCCGTGCGGCCCTTCTGGATCGCCGCGTACATCGGCGTGTTCGCCCTCATGTCCCCTCTGGGCATCGCCATCGGCATCAGCGTGATGGAGGCGCGGCTGGCGGCCGGCGCTCTGATCCAGGCCGTGCTGGAGGGCCTGGCAGCGGGGACGTTCATCTACATCACCTTCATGGAGATCCTCCCGCACGAGCTCAACTCGGCCGGCAACCAGGTCCTCAAGGTGCTCTTCATCCTGCTGGGCTTCACCATCATGGCCGCGCTGACGTTCCTGGGCTGA
- the rlbp1a gene encoding retinaldehyde-binding protein 1a: MAATGTFRMVSEEEQAMRSKLEHLTVKDHGSVFGPCHKLPGHTVQKAKDELHETDERRASSLKELRAMIKDRASEGDDLAKLVQDRFGDKPDSLLVRFLRARKFDVTRAHELMKGYVRFRKDYPELFENLTPEAVRSTIEAGYPVVLPSRDKYGRVVLLFNIDGWDLEEITFDEVLRAYCVILEKLLENEETQINGFVLIENFKGFTMQHASGIKTAELKKMVDMLQDSFPARFKAVHVIHQPWYFTTTYNVVKPFMKAKLLERVFVHGEELDGYFKEFDADILPSDFDGKASVADYQAIATQLFGSEDTAL, encoded by the exons ATGGCCGCT ACTGGAACTTTCCGTATGGTGTCGGAGGAGGAGCAGGCCATGAGGTCAAAGCTGGAGCACCTGACAGTGAAGGATCATGGGTCAGTGTTTGGACCGTGCCACAAACTGCCCGGCCACACTGTGCAAAAG GCAAAGGATGAGCTGCATGAGACAGATGAAAGACGGGCGTCGTCACTGAAAGAGCTACGGGCCATGATAAAGGACAGGGCGTCGGAAGGAGACGACTTGGCCAAACTGGTGCAGGACCGCTTTGGGGACAAACCGGACTCTTTGCTGGTTCGCTTCCTGAGAGCACGAAAGTTTGACGTCACCAGAGCCCATGAGCTCATGAAAG GTTATGTTCGCTTCAGGAAGGATTATCCCGAGCTGTTTGAGAACCTCACCCCAGAGGCGGTCCGCAGCACCATCGAGGCGGGATACCCTGTAGTTCTGCCCAGCAGAGACAAATACGGCCGTGTGGTTCTGCTCTTCAACATCGACGGCTGGGACCTGGAGGAGATCACCTTTGACGAG GTCCTGAGGGCATACTGTGTGATCCTGGAGAAGCTGCTTGAAAATGAAGAGACTCAGATCAATGGCTTTGTCCTGATTGAGAACTTTAAAGGCTTTACCATGCAGCATGCCTCAGGAATAAAGACGGCGGAGCTCAAAAAGATGGTGGACATGCTGCAG GACTCGTTTCCGGCCCGTTTCAAGGCGGTCCATGTCATTCACCAGCCCTGGTACTTCACCACCACCTACAACGTGGTCAAACCCTTCATGAAGGCCAAGCTGCTGGAGAGG GTCTTTGTTCACGGAGAAGAGCTGGACGGCTACTTCAAGGAATTTGACGCGGACATCCTGCCTTCAGATTTTGATGGGAAAGCCTCCGTGGCTGACTACCAAGCCATCGCCACCCAGCTTTTTGGCTCCGAAGACACTGCTCTCTGA